A single Streptomyces sp. 2114.4 DNA region contains:
- a CDS encoding aminotransferase class V-fold PLP-dependent enzyme yields MQRRDALGGSEFAPRTTYLNSASSGLLPARSAAALRAAVEESVSYGTMGRDYFAAAHASRAAFARLLDVPAERVAVGSSVAVQSAFVAGSLPAGAEVLAPEGDFSSLLNPFAAHPGIKLRTVPLEALADAVRPGTALIAFSAVQSLDGRIADMAAVREAARAHGARTYLDITQAAGWLPLRAADFDFVVAGAFKWLLCPRGTTFMAFGGDLGRGGEWPAALHAGWVAGEDLGASNYGVIRPAADARRFDEPHAHLSYAGAEQSLGLLEELGVAAVHAHNTALADHYRAGLADRGLTPCPAPGSAIVSTPGIADAEQRLTEAGVRVSVRGGLLRAAFHLYNSTDDVDRLLDLLG; encoded by the coding sequence CGGGCTCCTCCCCGCGCGCAGTGCCGCCGCCCTGCGCGCCGCCGTCGAGGAATCCGTCTCCTACGGCACCATGGGCCGCGACTACTTCGCCGCCGCCCATGCCTCCCGTGCCGCCTTCGCCCGGCTGCTGGACGTGCCCGCCGAGCGGGTCGCCGTCGGCAGCTCGGTCGCGGTGCAGTCCGCGTTCGTCGCCGGCTCGCTCCCGGCCGGTGCCGAAGTGCTCGCCCCCGAGGGCGACTTCAGCTCCCTGCTCAATCCGTTCGCCGCCCACCCGGGGATCAAGCTGCGCACCGTGCCGCTGGAGGCGCTTGCCGACGCGGTACGCCCCGGCACCGCGCTGATCGCCTTCAGCGCCGTCCAGTCACTGGACGGGCGGATCGCCGACATGGCGGCGGTCCGCGAGGCGGCGCGGGCCCACGGGGCGCGCACCTACCTCGACATCACCCAGGCCGCCGGCTGGCTGCCGCTGCGCGCCGCCGACTTCGACTTCGTCGTCGCCGGGGCCTTCAAGTGGCTGCTGTGCCCGCGCGGGACGACCTTCATGGCGTTCGGCGGGGACCTCGGGCGGGGCGGGGAGTGGCCCGCCGCCCTGCACGCCGGCTGGGTCGCGGGCGAGGACCTGGGGGCCTCCAACTACGGCGTGATCCGGCCGGCGGCCGACGCCCGGCGCTTCGACGAACCGCACGCTCACCTCTCCTATGCGGGCGCCGAGCAGTCCCTCGGCCTCCTTGAGGAGCTGGGGGTGGCGGCCGTCCACGCCCACAACACCGCCCTCGCCGACCACTATCGCGCGGGCCTGGCCGACCGCGGTCTGACGCCCTGCCCCGCGCCCGGTTCGGCGATCGTCTCCACCCCCGGGATCGCGGACGCGGAGCAGCGGCTGACCGAGGCGGGGGTGCGGGTCTCGGTGCGCGGCGGGCTGCTCCGCGCGGCCTTCCACCTCTACAACTCGACGGACGACGTGGACCGGTTGCTGGACCTGCTGGGGTAG